GTGCAGCGCCGAATAATAAGGAATGACAGGGAGCGCCTTGCATGACCCGATTGAAAACCACCTTGGCCGCACTCAGCGCCACCGCCGTCTTGGGCTTGGCCGGCACCGCGCACGCGGGCGCGACGCTGGATGCGATTCAGAAAAAGGGTTTTATCCAGTGTGGCGTCAGTGATGGGTTGCCAGGCTTTGGTGTACCGGACAGCAAAGGCAAGATGACCGGCATCGATGTGGATGTGTGCCATGCGGTGGCCGCCGCCGTGTTCGGCGACGCGTCGAAAGTGAAGTTCAGCCAGTTGACTGCCAAGGAGCGTTTCACTGCGTTGCAGTCGGGTGAGGTTGACGTGATCTCACGCAACACCACCTGGACCAGTTCCCGTGACTCGGGCATGGGCCTGGTGTTCACCGGCGTGACCTATTACGACGGCATTGGCTTCCTGGTGAACAACAAGCTGGGGGTGACCGGCGCCAAGCAACTGGACGGTGCGACCGTGTGCATCCAGGCAGGCACCACTACTGAACTGAACGTTTCCGATTACTTTCGTACCAACGGCATGAAGTACACGCCGATTACCTTCGACACTGCCGATGAAAGCGCCAAAGGCTTGGAGTCCGGGCGCTGCGATGTGCTGACCACCGACCAGTCGGGACTGTACGCACAGCGCATCAAAATGGCCCACCCGGACGAGTTCGTGGTGTTGCCGGAAGTGATCTCCAAGGAACCCTTGGGACCGCTGGTGCGCAAAGGCGATGACGAGTGGTTCAGCATCGTCAAATGGACCCTGTTCGCCATGCTTAACGCCGAGGAAATGGGCATCACCTCGCAGAACGTCGAAGAGCAGGCCAAGACCACCACCAACCCTGACGTTGCGCGACTGCTGGGCGCCGACGGCGAGTACGGCAAGGACCTGAAACTGCGCAAGGACTGGGTGGTGCAGATCGTCAAGCAGGTGGGCAACTATGGCGAAGTGTTCGAGCGCAATATCGGCCAAGGCAGCGTGCTGAAGATCAAGCGCGGGCTCAATGCGCTGTGGAACAACGGCGGTATCCAGTACGCGCCACCGGTCCGGTAACCCCGCGCTTATTCTGAAACCCCATCCTTCCCCGCCGCCTTGGCGCGATACAACGCTTGATCGGCACGTGCCATCAAGGCAGCGGGGGATTCACCCAATTGGCGTTCGGCCACGCCCAGGCTCAGGGTCACGTTCAAAGCCCCTCCCAGTGGCATGTCCTTGAGTTTCTGGCGCACGCTCTCGGCCACGGCCTTCGCCGTTTCCAGTGAGCTTTCGGGCAGGATCACCATGAATTCATCCCCGCCCCAGCGAGCCAGAAGATCGCCTTCGCGCACGCAGTTTTCCAGGCACTCCACCACCCGCACCAGGGTCTGGTCGCCCACGCTGTGACCGTGAAGGTCGTTGATCGGCTTGAAGTCATCGATATCCACCGCGATCAGTGCCAGCGGCAGGCGGAAACGCTGGGCGCGGTCAGATTCTTCCAGCAACACCTTTTCCAGGCGATAACGGTTGGCGACCAGGGTCAGGGCGTCTCGTTCTGCCAGGGAGCGGTTTTCATCCAACTGCAATTGCAGTTGTTGGTTGACCCGTGACAACTCGCGCGTGCGCTCGGTGACCAGGGCCTCCAGGGATTGATTACGCCGCTCTAGTTGCTCAATGGAGTTTTTGCGCAGGTCGATATCGCGGTGCGCACCGACCATTCGCGCTACCGAGCCGTCGGCATTGCGCGAAATCACATAACCACGGTCTTCGATCCACAGGTAACTGCCATCTTGTTTGCGGCATCGGTATTCGATTTGATAGTGGGGCGCGCGACGGGTGATGTAGTCATCAAACACCGTCATCACTTGGGGGTAGTCGTCTGGGTGGATCACGTTCTCCCAGGTAAACACGTTGTTTTCCAGGGAGTGGCGCGGATAGCCCAGCATCTCGTACCACCCCGGGCTGCGGTAGACGAACCCCGTGTTGGCGTTCCAATCCCAGATCCCGTCGCTGACCAACTCCAGAATGGTGTGCAACATGTCCGCGTTGAGGTGGGAAAAATCATCCATCAACGGGCTATTGCCGGAAATATCGTCCATTTGCCTGCTCCTTGCCGGTGGCAGGCGCTTAAGGCCTGCTCATATTTGACGCCGATACTCCGTGGCTGGCGCTACTGTACAACGTGGCTTGGGTGCTTTGAATAGGACGGTAGTGCTGCTTTAGGTGGGTAGCAATGAGCTATTACTTCGGTGCTACCATTTTCGTCCGCGCATTCCCATCTGCGTTGTGTTGGTAAATCGCCACCGGTTGACCCTGCTCGTTGAAAAACACCTGGCCAATCCCCGCCGAGTTCCATAACCGCTCACCAGCCTCGGCGTGTTCAGGAATATGCGGCACCACCTGCATGGTGCGGCGACGGGTGAACCAGTTGAGGGGCGAACGGGGGGAATAGAGCCAGCGGTTTATGCGGTCGAACCACTCCAGCAGGCGCGGGGGAAATTCGTTCTTGATGCCGCTGCTGGTGATCTGCCAGATCCGGGGGCCGGCGTTGCGATGGCGGATCAGCACTTCGTAGACGAACGAATAATGCACGTCACCGGAGAGAATCACGTAGTTACCCGGCGTGCGTGAATGGCGGAAGATATTCAGGATCACCTGGGCGGCACCACGATGGGCCATCCAGTTTTCGGCATCCACCAGCAACGGGTGGCCACACCAACTGAACACC
The Pseudomonas poae DNA segment above includes these coding regions:
- a CDS encoding diguanylate cyclase, giving the protein MDDISGNSPLMDDFSHLNADMLHTILELVSDGIWDWNANTGFVYRSPGWYEMLGYPRHSLENNVFTWENVIHPDDYPQVMTVFDDYITRRAPHYQIEYRCRKQDGSYLWIEDRGYVISRNADGSVARMVGAHRDIDLRKNSIEQLERRNQSLEALVTERTRELSRVNQQLQLQLDENRSLAERDALTLVANRYRLEKVLLEESDRAQRFRLPLALIAVDIDDFKPINDLHGHSVGDQTLVRVVECLENCVREGDLLARWGGDEFMVILPESSLETAKAVAESVRQKLKDMPLGGALNVTLSLGVAERQLGESPAALMARADQALYRAKAAGKDGVSE
- a CDS encoding amino acid ABC transporter substrate-binding protein — encoded protein: MTRLKTTLAALSATAVLGLAGTAHAGATLDAIQKKGFIQCGVSDGLPGFGVPDSKGKMTGIDVDVCHAVAAAVFGDASKVKFSQLTAKERFTALQSGEVDVISRNTTWTSSRDSGMGLVFTGVTYYDGIGFLVNNKLGVTGAKQLDGATVCIQAGTTTELNVSDYFRTNGMKYTPITFDTADESAKGLESGRCDVLTTDQSGLYAQRIKMAHPDEFVVLPEVISKEPLGPLVRKGDDEWFSIVKWTLFAMLNAEEMGITSQNVEEQAKTTTNPDVARLLGADGEYGKDLKLRKDWVVQIVKQVGNYGEVFERNIGQGSVLKIKRGLNALWNNGGIQYAPPVR